A genome region from Sphingobacteriaceae bacterium GW460-11-11-14-LB5 includes the following:
- a CDS encoding 3-methyladenine DNA glycosylase, producing MKLKEEYYQNEDVVSLAKDLLGKILYTKIDNEITAGIIVETEAYFGIKDKASHAYGGRRTNRTETMYGSGGIAYVYLCYGMHNLFNIVSSKENDPHAVLIRGIQPLVGIDIIEQRRNMSHSKGAISAGPGSAAKALGIDKTFNAKNLTGDEIWIEDHSIQYKDEDIAATPRVGIAYAKEHALLPWRFFVKGNKYVSKPNKV from the coding sequence TTGAAGTTAAAAGAAGAATACTACCAGAATGAAGATGTAGTTAGCTTAGCTAAAGACCTGTTAGGCAAGATACTGTACACTAAAATTGATAATGAAATCACTGCAGGCATCATCGTCGAAACCGAAGCTTATTTCGGCATAAAAGATAAAGCTTCGCATGCCTATGGCGGCCGCAGAACCAATCGAACAGAAACCATGTACGGTAGCGGAGGCATTGCTTACGTATACCTCTGTTACGGCATGCATAACCTCTTCAACATTGTCAGTTCGAAAGAAAACGATCCTCATGCGGTTTTAATTAGGGGTATCCAGCCTTTAGTAGGTATCGATATTATTGAACAAAGAAGAAATATGTCCCACTCTAAAGGCGCCATTTCAGCTGGTCCGGGCTCTGCAGCAAAAGCATTGGGGATAGACAAAACTTTTAATGCCAAAAACCTCACCGGAGATGAGATCTGGATTGAAGATCACTCCATTCAATATAAAGATGAAGATATCGCCGCTACACCGCGCGTAGGCATCGCATATGCCAAAGAACATGCGTTGTTACCCTGGCGGTTCTTCGTAAAAGGCAATAAATATGTCAGTAAACCAAATAAGGTTTAA
- a CDS encoding MFS transporter: protein MDLQAKAHNRNVIFLVIVAALGYFVDIYDLVLFSVVRVQSLTEIGVSQADMQSDGFLIINSQMFGLLLGGILWGVLGDKLGRIKVLFGSILLYSLANIANGFVTSVNSYAIIRFIAGIGLAGELGAGITLVAETMDKEKRGYGTMIVGAVGLLGAAVAATVAAEFTWQTSYFVGGGMGLVLLLLRVGTFESGMFKHAANQTEVSKGNIFMLFNNWKRFSKYLYCILIGIPLWFVVGILVTLAPEFGKALGATEPLKAGTGIMFTYFGIAIGDVVTGLLSQVLKSRKKTVFIFHLLSVASVVVYLTSFGLTSSNFIWICLFMGFSVGYWATFVTIASEQFGTNIRATVTTTAPNFVRGALIPITFLFEFLTHKYGLITAGYLVMGILTLIAMFGLSQLKESFNKDLDYLED, encoded by the coding sequence ATGGATCTTCAAGCAAAAGCACACAACCGTAATGTAATTTTCTTAGTCATTGTAGCTGCCCTGGGCTATTTCGTCGACATTTACGATCTTGTTCTATTCTCTGTTGTTCGTGTTCAAAGTTTAACTGAAATCGGTGTTTCGCAGGCCGACATGCAGTCTGATGGTTTCCTGATCATCAATTCTCAAATGTTCGGTTTACTTTTAGGTGGAATTTTATGGGGCGTACTCGGCGATAAACTTGGAAGGATAAAAGTTCTTTTTGGTTCGATCCTTTTATATTCACTGGCCAATATTGCCAATGGTTTTGTTACCTCGGTTAACAGTTATGCCATCATCAGGTTTATTGCCGGTATAGGTTTAGCGGGAGAGCTTGGTGCAGGGATTACTTTGGTTGCAGAAACCATGGATAAAGAAAAGCGAGGTTATGGAACCATGATTGTTGGTGCTGTAGGCTTATTGGGTGCAGCGGTTGCCGCAACAGTAGCAGCCGAATTTACCTGGCAAACCTCTTACTTTGTTGGTGGTGGTATGGGCTTGGTTCTGCTTTTATTGCGTGTAGGCACATTCGAATCGGGCATGTTTAAACATGCGGCTAACCAAACCGAAGTATCAAAAGGAAATATTTTTATGCTGTTTAACAACTGGAAACGTTTTTCGAAATACCTCTATTGCATTTTAATCGGTATTCCATTATGGTTTGTGGTGGGGATCCTGGTTACCTTAGCACCCGAATTTGGGAAGGCTTTAGGCGCAACCGAACCCCTAAAAGCAGGTACCGGAATTATGTTTACTTATTTTGGAATTGCCATAGGCGATGTAGTTACCGGTTTACTCTCTCAGGTATTAAAATCGAGAAAAAAAACAGTTTTTATTTTTCACTTGCTTTCTGTGGCGAGTGTGGTGGTTTATTTAACCAGTTTCGGTTTAACCAGTAGCAATTTTATTTGGATCTGTTTGTTTATGGGCTTCTCTGTAGGTTACTGGGCTACCTTTGTTACCATAGCCTCAGAACAATTTGGCACCAACATCAGGGCTACCGTAACGACAACCGCACCTAATTTTGTTCGAGGCGCATTAATCCCGATTACATTCTTATTCGAATTTTTAACCCATAAATACGGATTAATTACAGCCGGTTATTTAGTAATGGGAATCTTAACCCTGATTGCCATGTTTGGTTTGAGCCAGTTAAAAGAAAGTTTTAACAAAGATTTGGATTATCTGGAAGATTAA
- a CDS encoding coproporphyrinogen III oxidase, whose protein sequence is MFKEEVAARYKQIQDEICRGLEIADGKGKFEEELWERNGGGGGRTRIMQNGAIIEKGGVNFSAVHGKLPEAVKKAFNVSEDDFFATGVSIVIHPNHPLVPIIHMNIRYFELNEETRWFGGGIDLTPHYVFENDARFFHHKLKQACDDFSAEFYPKFKTHADDYFFIKHREETRGIGGIFYDRLKPENTNLSWEQILDFSINIGETFLPIYTELIDRNRDKAFTEAHKQWQYQRRSRYVEFNLVYDSGTKFGLETNGRIESILMSLPPQANWGYNVQPEIDSDEYKTVQQLKKGINWI, encoded by the coding sequence ATGTTTAAAGAAGAAGTAGCAGCACGGTATAAGCAAATACAGGATGAAATTTGCAGGGGATTGGAAATTGCCGATGGCAAAGGAAAATTTGAAGAGGAGCTTTGGGAACGAAACGGTGGGGGAGGCGGACGTACCCGGATTATGCAAAATGGTGCAATTATCGAAAAAGGTGGTGTAAATTTCTCTGCGGTGCACGGTAAATTGCCAGAAGCGGTAAAAAAAGCCTTTAATGTAAGTGAAGATGATTTTTTTGCCACCGGCGTTTCAATTGTGATTCACCCAAATCATCCTTTGGTTCCGATTATCCATATGAATATCCGCTACTTTGAACTAAACGAAGAAACACGTTGGTTTGGCGGTGGTATTGATTTAACGCCGCATTATGTATTCGAAAACGATGCCCGTTTTTTTCACCATAAGCTAAAACAGGCTTGTGATGATTTCAGCGCTGAATTTTATCCAAAATTCAAAACACATGCCGATGATTATTTCTTTATTAAACACCGTGAAGAAACCCGTGGTATTGGCGGTATTTTTTACGATCGGTTAAAGCCTGAAAACACCAATTTATCATGGGAACAAATTTTAGATTTCTCCATTAATATTGGCGAAACATTTTTGCCAATTTATACTGAATTGATCGACCGTAACCGCGATAAAGCCTTTACCGAAGCGCACAAACAATGGCAATACCAGCGCCGTAGCCGTTATGTAGAGTTTAATTTAGTTTACGATTCCGGAACAAAATTTGGCCTGGAAACCAATGGCCGTATCGAGTCTATTTTAATGAGTTTACCGCCACAGGCAAACTGGGGTTATAATGTACAGCCAGAAATTGATTCTGACGAGTATAAAACCGTACAGCAGCTTAAAAAAGGAATTAACTGGATTTAG
- a CDS encoding DUF4442 domain-containing protein yields the protein MIISQNTLKWVMRFYPPLFFQRIWVQRFENEFKSCTVKLSKSFLNKNYNGSIFGGTIYAATDPFYALLFDQLMQRRGFKVRVWLKSASIQYLKPGRSTLYFTITVTDEMLSEAEHALKTVGKFVKAYPMEITNKHGELCATVMNEVYIRNLHQGETPRVAY from the coding sequence ATGATTATTTCTCAAAATACCCTTAAATGGGTGATGCGTTTTTATCCACCCCTGTTTTTTCAACGCATTTGGGTTCAGAGATTTGAAAATGAATTTAAAAGCTGTACGGTTAAGCTGAGCAAGAGTTTTCTGAATAAAAATTATAACGGCTCTATTTTTGGTGGTACTATTTATGCAGCAACCGATCCATTTTATGCCTTGTTGTTTGATCAGTTGATGCAGCGCCGCGGCTTTAAAGTGAGGGTGTGGTTAAAGAGTGCCTCGATACAATATTTAAAACCCGGTCGTTCTACATTATATTTTACCATAACCGTTACTGATGAGATGTTGAGCGAAGCAGAACATGCATTAAAAACCGTTGGCAAGTTTGTAAAAGCCTACCCGATGGAAATTACCAATAAACATGGCGAACTGTGTGCAACAGTAATGAATGAAGTATATATCCGAAACCTGCATCAGGGCGAAACGCCTAGAGTTGCTTATTAA
- a CDS encoding DUF3291 domain-containing protein, with amino-acid sequence MIVALTITRFRGLTIPFAFMGMAILRLPLWLNKRCRFWKLMGSGKNAQVDLAPDYRHWAVLTTWDNRNDCDHFYRDSFVVRWFSFFGIESFTILLSPLSSHGLWSAVQPFKFEKVNNSHAGKIAVITRAAIKLNRLKEFRQNIKRAAEAMRIAPGFILSAGIGENPFFDQATFSIWTDADSMKNYAYKSVDHADVIKLTREREWYKEELFARFSIVDSWGTLNGVAVEL; translated from the coding sequence ATGATCGTAGCCTTAACCATTACCAGATTCCGTGGCCTTACTATACCTTTTGCCTTTATGGGCATGGCGATTTTAAGGTTGCCGTTATGGTTAAATAAAAGGTGTAGGTTTTGGAAGTTAATGGGCAGCGGAAAAAATGCTCAGGTAGATTTAGCGCCTGATTACAGGCACTGGGCAGTACTGACTACTTGGGATAACCGGAATGATTGTGATCATTTTTATCGTGATTCTTTTGTAGTGAGGTGGTTTAGTTTCTTTGGTATTGAAAGTTTTACGATCTTACTAAGCCCTTTATCTAGTCATGGTTTATGGTCAGCAGTACAGCCATTTAAATTTGAAAAAGTAAACAATAGTCATGCTGGGAAAATTGCGGTGATCACCCGGGCGGCGATTAAATTAAACAGGTTAAAAGAATTTAGACAGAATATTAAAAGGGCAGCTGAAGCCATGCGTATTGCACCGGGATTTATCTTGTCAGCAGGCATTGGCGAAAATCCATTTTTCGACCAGGCCACCTTTTCGATCTGGACGGATGCGGATAGTATGAAAAACTATGCGTACAAATCTGTTGATCATGCTGATGTGATTAAGCTCACCAGGGAGCGCGAATGGTATAAAGAAGAACTGTTTGCCCGCTTCTCAATTGTAGATAGCTGGGGTACGCTTAACGGTGTAGCTGTTGAATTGTAA
- a CDS encoding pyridoxamine 5'-phosphate oxidase: MKNEKNIAILKEMAESVRTCMFTTFSSGDEFGSRPMGTAKIEDDGSLWFYTNEYSPKSKEISKENNVLLAYSDPSKNTYLTVKGKAELVDDKVRKEAYFSPFIKAWFPDGIEDPRLILIKVTPEEAEYWDASASKIVVLFSILKAVVTGDTPDLGKHDTIKF; the protein is encoded by the coding sequence ATGAAAAACGAGAAAAACATAGCCATCCTTAAAGAAATGGCAGAAAGCGTACGTACCTGTATGTTTACCACATTTTCGTCAGGAGACGAATTCGGAAGCAGACCGATGGGTACCGCAAAAATTGAAGATGACGGGAGTTTATGGTTTTACACCAATGAATATTCACCTAAATCAAAAGAAATTTCTAAAGAGAACAATGTCCTGTTAGCCTATAGTGACCCTTCTAAAAACACCTATCTTACTGTAAAAGGCAAAGCCGAACTGGTAGATGACAAAGTGCGTAAAGAAGCTTATTTTTCTCCATTCATTAAGGCATGGTTTCCGGATGGAATAGAAGACCCAAGATTAATCCTGATTAAAGTTACGCCAGAAGAAGCTGAATACTGGGATGCTTCAGCCTCTAAAATAGTCGTACTATTCAGCATATTAAAAGCAGTGGTAACCGGTGATACACCCGATTTAGGTAAACACGATACCATAAAATTTTAA
- a CDS encoding coproporphyrinogen III oxidase, translating into MKKIILSLAFAGSLMIATSACNSSKNMAGSSDSTATDSTKVLDTTKTAPDTTSKKVPDTTKMPPDTTKKNPPM; encoded by the coding sequence ATGAAAAAAATAATCTTAAGTCTTGCTTTTGCGGGTTCTCTTATGATAGCCACTTCAGCATGCAATTCGTCCAAAAATATGGCTGGTTCTTCAGACAGTACTGCGACGGATTCTACAAAAGTACTGGATACGACTAAAACGGCACCAGATACGACATCGAAAAAAGTGCCTGACACTACTAAAATGCCACCTGATACGACGAAAAAAAATCCTCCAATGTAG
- a CDS encoding pseudouridylate synthase, producing MLEIIYQDENLIAINKPHGLLVHQSSIARDATEFALQLLRDQVGKHVNPVHRLDRKTSGILLFAFDKTSEIAMHQQFMNTETNKKYLAILRGFTPDTMDIDYPLAKENGTMQDAFTSFRTLQRAEVAVAFGKHPTSRYSLVEATPKTGRMHQLRRHFSHILHPIIGDRTHGCNKQNKFFKEQWNMTTMLLHASELEFSHPITKERIHLKADLHDEFKRVMDFMKMER from the coding sequence ATGTTGGAGATTATTTATCAGGACGAAAACCTAATTGCAATTAACAAACCCCATGGGTTATTGGTTCATCAATCTTCAATTGCAAGAGATGCAACTGAGTTCGCACTTCAATTACTAAGAGACCAGGTTGGCAAGCACGTGAACCCGGTACACAGGCTGGATCGGAAGACAAGCGGAATCTTACTATTCGCTTTTGATAAAACATCAGAAATTGCTATGCATCAGCAATTTATGAATACCGAAACCAACAAAAAATACCTGGCCATTCTTCGTGGTTTCACACCTGACACTATGGATATTGATTATCCCTTAGCTAAAGAAAACGGAACGATGCAGGATGCTTTCACTTCGTTTAGAACCCTTCAAAGGGCAGAAGTAGCCGTAGCTTTTGGTAAACATCCAACCTCACGTTATTCATTGGTAGAGGCTACACCTAAAACCGGGAGGATGCATCAGTTAAGAAGGCACTTTAGCCATATTTTACATCCCATTATTGGCGATAGGACACATGGCTGTAACAAACAGAACAAATTCTTTAAAGAACAATGGAATATGACCACCATGCTGCTTCACGCTTCTGAACTGGAATTTTCCCATCCCATCACAAAAGAAAGAATCCACTTAAAAGCGGACTTACACGATGAGTTTAAAAGAGTGATGGATTTCATGAAAATGGAACGCTAG
- a CDS encoding diguanylate cyclase: MAEDLTITRNTSKEEQYQSIIPQIDALLHGETDFIANLANVAAALKEQFNWFWVGFYLVKDNELVLGPFQGPVACTRIKKGKGVCGASWQQAETIIVPDVEEFPGHIACASASRSEIVLPLIVKGEVIGVLDVDSEVLNKFDETDKTYLEQVISILLNR; the protein is encoded by the coding sequence ATGGCAGAAGATTTAACCATCACCAGAAATACATCAAAAGAAGAACAATATCAATCCATCATCCCACAAATTGATGCGTTACTTCACGGAGAAACAGATTTCATTGCAAACCTTGCAAATGTTGCAGCAGCACTTAAAGAACAATTTAACTGGTTCTGGGTAGGTTTTTACCTGGTGAAAGACAACGAATTGGTGTTAGGTCCATTTCAAGGTCCGGTAGCCTGTACGCGGATAAAAAAAGGAAAAGGGGTGTGTGGCGCATCCTGGCAACAAGCAGAAACCATTATTGTTCCCGACGTGGAAGAATTCCCCGGCCACATTGCTTGTGCATCAGCATCCAGATCAGAAATTGTTTTACCCTTAATTGTTAAAGGTGAAGTGATAGGAGTTTTAGATGTAGACAGCGAGGTTTTAAATAAATTTGATGAAACAGATAAAACTTATTTAGAGCAAGTTATATCAATTTTATTAAACAGATAG
- a CDS encoding MATE family efflux transporter → MFSKIYTKYKPYYKENLHLALPIVGSQVGHTLVHMADSIIVGHFTDTIQLAAVSLVNSIFMLILVIGLGISYGLTPLIAQENGRQHYDECGKLLSNSLIINICVGIFLYVLVQLGIFFVIDHLEQTPEVVRYAKPYLNLLSVSIIPLLIFQTFKQFAEGLGFTKQAMFVSIWGNAINIILGIIFVKGMFGIKSMGVSGVGLSTLIDRILMATVMCFYVLRSQHFKKYLISFKATFFDKIRAIKIAKIGMPVAMQYSFEISAFSGAAVLIGTIGAVEQAAHQIAISLAAMTYMIASGVASAATIKTGNNFGKNNFDDLRKSAIASYHVILLFMSVTAVIFVLANNVMPFIYTEDAAVIPIAAQLLIIAGFFQLFDGTQVVGLGVLRGIGDVNIPTFITFLAYWVVGIPIGYVLGFHFGLGVNGIWYGLTLGLLTASILLFLRFQNKTRALKVDL, encoded by the coding sequence ATGTTTTCTAAAATTTATACCAAATATAAACCCTATTACAAAGAAAATCTTCATTTGGCATTGCCAATTGTTGGTTCCCAGGTTGGTCATACTTTGGTACACATGGCCGATAGTATTATTGTGGGCCATTTTACTGATACCATTCAATTGGCTGCTGTTTCGTTAGTGAACAGCATATTTATGCTTATTCTGGTTATTGGATTGGGTATCTCTTACGGTTTAACACCACTTATTGCACAAGAAAACGGTCGCCAGCATTATGATGAATGCGGAAAGCTCTTATCAAACAGTTTGATTATTAATATCTGTGTCGGCATATTTTTATATGTACTGGTTCAGTTGGGGATATTTTTTGTGATCGATCACCTGGAGCAAACGCCCGAGGTAGTACGTTACGCAAAACCTTATTTAAACCTGTTATCGGTGTCGATCATCCCCTTACTGATTTTCCAGACGTTTAAACAGTTTGCTGAAGGTTTAGGATTTACCAAACAGGCCATGTTTGTTTCCATTTGGGGTAATGCCATTAATATTATTTTAGGAATCATTTTCGTGAAAGGAATGTTCGGCATTAAATCGATGGGTGTTAGTGGTGTGGGTTTAAGTACATTAATCGACAGGATTTTAATGGCAACAGTGATGTGTTTTTATGTATTGCGATCTCAGCACTTTAAAAAATACCTGATCAGTTTTAAGGCAACTTTTTTTGATAAAATAAGGGCCATTAAGATTGCTAAAATTGGAATGCCGGTAGCGATGCAATATTCTTTCGAAATCAGTGCTTTTAGCGGTGCAGCCGTACTGATTGGTACCATTGGCGCGGTAGAACAAGCTGCGCATCAAATTGCGATTAGTTTGGCCGCCATGACCTATATGATTGCGAGTGGTGTAGCTTCGGCAGCTACCATTAAAACAGGAAATAACTTTGGCAAGAATAATTTCGACGATTTACGTAAATCTGCCATAGCCAGCTATCATGTAATTTTGTTGTTTATGTCTGTTACCGCAGTGATTTTTGTGTTGGCCAATAACGTGATGCCCTTTATTTATACGGAAGATGCTGCTGTTATTCCCATTGCCGCCCAATTGTTGATCATCGCTGGCTTTTTTCAGCTCTTTGATGGTACTCAGGTAGTGGGTTTAGGTGTGCTGCGTGGTATTGGTGACGTAAATATTCCGACATTTATTACCTTTCTGGCCTATTGGGTAGTGGGTATTCCCATTGGTTATGTGTTGGGTTTTCACTTCGGCTTGGGGGTTAACGGAATCTGGTATGGATTAACCTTAGGATTGTTAACAGCCTCTATCCTATTGTTTTTAAGGTTTCAGAATAAAACGAGGGCGCTGAAGGTTGATCTTTAA
- a CDS encoding histone deacetylase: MIKIAWHPLYAHPLPEGHRFPMLKYELIPEQLLHEGTIAQQNLFSPGPVSEDIILLTHEKTYWEQLRDLTLSAKDQRRIGFPLNAQLLERELRITQGTIDAAHFAISNGIAFNVAGGTHHAGSNWGEGFCLLNDQAVSANYLLNKNLAKRILIIDLDVHQGNGTAEIFQQEPRVFTFSMHGDKNFPFRKEISSLDVPLDDGVQDEEYLSALNLNLKRAFERAKPDFVFYLSGVDVLSTDKLGKLALSKSACKERDSIVLQACKDKNLPVQVSMGGGYSTDIRDIVEAHCNTFRLAFDLFE; encoded by the coding sequence ATGATTAAAATTGCCTGGCACCCCCTGTACGCACACCCTTTACCTGAGGGGCACCGTTTTCCAATGCTTAAATATGAGTTGATACCTGAACAGCTTCTGCATGAAGGAACGATAGCGCAGCAGAACTTGTTTAGTCCGGGGCCGGTTTCAGAAGATATTATTCTCTTAACGCACGAAAAAACATATTGGGAACAGCTTAGGGATTTGACACTTTCAGCGAAAGACCAAAGACGGATAGGTTTTCCCTTAAACGCGCAACTTTTAGAACGGGAGTTGAGGATTACCCAAGGCACAATTGATGCTGCCCATTTTGCAATAAGTAACGGAATTGCCTTTAATGTTGCGGGAGGCACACACCATGCGGGTAGCAATTGGGGCGAAGGTTTCTGTTTATTAAACGATCAGGCTGTTTCCGCTAATTACCTGTTAAATAAAAACTTAGCTAAACGAATCTTAATTATCGATTTAGATGTACACCAGGGCAACGGAACGGCAGAAATCTTTCAACAGGAGCCCAGGGTGTTTACTTTTTCGATGCATGGTGATAAAAATTTTCCATTCAGAAAAGAAATTTCAAGTCTGGATGTTCCTTTAGATGACGGCGTTCAGGATGAAGAATACCTGTCAGCCCTAAACCTGAATTTAAAAAGGGCATTCGAAAGGGCTAAGCCTGATTTTGTATTTTATCTATCAGGAGTAGATGTGCTTTCTACTGATAAGCTGGGCAAACTGGCGTTAAGCAAGTCAGCGTGTAAAGAACGCGACAGCATAGTACTGCAGGCCTGTAAAGATAAAAACCTACCGGTGCAAGTGAGTATGGGTGGCGGCTATTCCACCGATATCAGAGATATTGTAGAGGCACACTGCAACACCTTCCGCCTCGCTTTTGATTTATTTGAATAA
- a CDS encoding kynureninase, with amino-acid sequence MNFENNLLFAQTQDETDQLRDFRSQFLFPNHNGKDLIYLCGNSLGLQPKVAGEVLKNQLNNWANYAVEGWFDGNEPWIFYHKALKKLMAPIVGALPSEVCPMNTLTVNLHLLMVSFYQPKGKRFKIIMEGGAFPSDQYAIESQVRFHGFDPKEAIIEVFPKEGEEILHTADIIAQIKENADEIALVLFGGINYYTGQWYDMETITKAGHEIGAIVGWDLAHAAGNVPVKLHDWDVDFACWCSYKYQNSGPGGISGIFVHEKHFNNTGLNRFAGWWGYQEHKRFKMEKGFIPETGADGWQVSCTQVMPMALYHASLQIFEQAGFIEPLRNKSITLTAYLEYIINEINKELGVLQYKIITPKVAKDRGAQLSIIAERNGKQIFDGLMANHVLGDWREPDVIRLSAVPLYNSFEDVYLAGQALLKVSKEVLR; translated from the coding sequence ATGAATTTTGAAAACAACTTATTATTCGCACAAACACAAGACGAAACTGATCAGCTTCGTGATTTCAGGTCGCAGTTCTTATTCCCAAACCACAATGGAAAAGATCTTATTTACCTGTGTGGCAATTCATTAGGACTTCAACCTAAAGTAGCTGGTGAAGTTTTAAAAAACCAGCTTAATAACTGGGCCAACTATGCTGTAGAGGGCTGGTTTGATGGAAATGAACCCTGGATATTCTACCATAAAGCACTTAAAAAGTTAATGGCCCCGATTGTAGGCGCACTACCATCAGAGGTGTGCCCAATGAATACCCTAACCGTAAACCTCCATTTGTTAATGGTGAGTTTCTATCAGCCCAAAGGCAAGCGCTTCAAAATCATTATGGAAGGTGGTGCGTTCCCATCTGACCAATACGCAATAGAAAGCCAGGTAAGATTTCATGGATTTGACCCAAAAGAAGCGATTATAGAGGTTTTCCCAAAAGAGGGAGAAGAAATACTACACACAGCAGATATTATAGCTCAGATCAAAGAAAACGCAGATGAAATTGCACTTGTATTATTTGGCGGAATCAATTATTACACCGGCCAATGGTACGATATGGAAACTATTACAAAGGCAGGGCACGAAATTGGGGCAATTGTGGGCTGGGATCTGGCACATGCTGCCGGTAATGTCCCGGTAAAACTTCACGATTGGGATGTAGATTTTGCCTGCTGGTGCTCATACAAATACCAAAACTCAGGTCCGGGAGGAATAAGCGGGATTTTTGTCCATGAAAAACATTTTAACAATACCGGATTAAATCGCTTTGCAGGATGGTGGGGCTACCAGGAGCACAAACGTTTTAAAATGGAAAAGGGCTTTATTCCAGAGACTGGCGCTGACGGCTGGCAGGTAAGTTGTACGCAGGTAATGCCTATGGCTTTATACCATGCATCGCTTCAGATTTTCGAACAGGCAGGCTTTATCGAACCATTAAGAAATAAAAGTATTACTTTAACTGCTTATCTGGAATATATTATAAATGAAATAAATAAAGAATTAGGCGTATTACAATATAAAATCATCACCCCTAAGGTGGCTAAAGATAGAGGGGCACAACTATCCATCATTGCGGAACGTAATGGCAAACAAATTTTCGACGGTTTAATGGCTAACCACGTACTTGGTGATTGGCGCGAACCTGATGTAATCCGCTTAAGCGCCGTCCCGCTTTACAATTCTTTCGAAGATGTTTATTTAGCCGGTCAGGCACTTTTAAAAGTAAGTAAAGAAGTTTTACGATAA
- a CDS encoding AAA family ATPase → MPSIKSLILQGEGVMLDFKKTITSTEKIAKSLVAFANNKGGKLLIGVADDGSIKGVKSEEEEKYMILTSAHQCCKPAIEPYFEEIYVDDKLVLVVNIPESDTKPHYALDDQKKWWAYIRIDDKSVLASRIILEVLKQEYKNDGVLISYSENEKKLLEYLEQHEKITLKEFSKLLRSSYRKAQKVLVNLILTNVIKSHTSEKEEYFTAVK, encoded by the coding sequence ATGCCGAGTATTAAGAGTTTAATTTTGCAGGGTGAGGGCGTAATGCTCGATTTTAAGAAAACCATTACCAGTACCGAGAAAATTGCCAAGAGCCTGGTTGCTTTTGCCAATAACAAAGGCGGTAAGCTATTAATTGGTGTGGCCGATGATGGATCTATCAAAGGCGTAAAATCGGAAGAAGAAGAAAAATATATGATTTTAACTTCGGCCCATCAGTGCTGCAAACCTGCCATTGAACCTTATTTTGAGGAAATTTACGTAGATGATAAATTGGTTTTGGTCGTTAATATTCCTGAAAGCGATACTAAGCCGCATTATGCGCTTGATGATCAAAAAAAATGGTGGGCTTATATCCGCATTGATGATAAAAGCGTTTTAGCGAGCCGGATTATTCTTGAAGTACTTAAACAGGAATATAAAAATGATGGCGTGCTGATTTCTTACTCTGAGAACGAGAAAAAACTGCTCGAATACCTGGAGCAACATGAAAAGATTACCTTGAAAGAGTTTAGCAAACTGTTGCGAAGCTCATATCGCAAGGCACAGAAAGTACTGGTGAATTTAATTCTAACCAATGTTATCAAATCGCACACTTCTGAAAAAGAAGAGTACTTTACGGCGGTGAAATAA